Genomic window (Drosophila ananassae strain 14024-0371.13 chromosome 3L, ASM1763931v2, whole genome shotgun sequence):
AAGGAGCCGCCAAATTTGTatagaatttttaaaataataattacttAATCATAAGCAGGAGAGCTTGTCTGTCAGTGATAGTAAGCCTACACTAGACTTTAAACTTGAATCAAGTaagtttagttgtttttgaagGGACTTAAAAACAAgaggaatttaaaaaaatataaagttcaTTAGGCCTTAGATTATAATCaacaatatatttaaattaagacTAGTTTTTATTACATAATTCGACAGCATTTAGTAAAGAATTGATGATGAGGGATATCTCTAAGGAAAGGTTTAGCTTtaagaaattgaaaaaaagaaaggaaaattTATATTTCGGACGTGTGTAGGTCGGTTAAAGCATTTTGATAATACAACGCACACCTGTCCTGTTAAACGATTAcgtttatattaaattaagACATACCTTTTGTTGGATTTCATGCGATATGGTTGTGATGGTGAGCGATAAACGAATCAAAGGCGCACGACTACAAAccataaattttaattgaaaaccaATCCCAACGCAGCACCAATTTATTACGGTTGGTAATTTAAAGGGAAACTGAATTTATGTTTGAAGACAgctatttatataatttgtgCCGGACCCATACACTATATATTTACGTTGAttgtaatttataaattatttcgtCATAACAAATCTGTAGGCTGTTATTACGTGGCAATTCTGCTTTGTAACTTTTCAGTCATGACCCGCCCAGCCAAAACCAAGGAATTAAGGcttttattgttttggttGTGAACAATAGCCGCCATTTActtcttattggccaaattctTCCACTAGTTACTAATGGCTTTCCGAAATTAACCGATGTTGCCTAATTGCAATTTAGGGGAAATCAATGCGGATTTGGTTGCCAAACGACGTTTATTAAAACGAGTTTTTCTTGTCTTTGTCAGCAGATAAAGTAATGGAAATGAAACAATTATTCAATTGTCTTTACTTTGCTAGAGAAAACCTACTATAACCCACAACCCACtcgcataaaaaaaatactttcagCCGAGTTCTGGCCAACACGACCCTGTGTGTGTAGTCATATGAATTTTTTCTCCaaaattttacataaaataatataaacataaaaagaGAAGCTATCTGTAGCCAAAGGTGAAACGCCAATACCCTTAAAGGTTTTAAAACAAAAGTCCTCTAAAATGTTAAagttaaatatacatatttatatagtatagaaaaaatataaaattccCCAGCACCGacatatttaaataaacaatGTATGACACACAACCATACGACGCTAAGGGTCCACCACGCCTTTGGGACATCTGGTACCTATCTCAGAAACATGATGACATACTACCAAACCACCGGTGGACCCAAAGGGGTTGCTAATGGGTCGAGACTTCTGCACAAGTATAAATATTACCACAcccttaaatatatattatagagGAACACTTtgctttttaaaatatatttttagcaCTAGTAGGAAAAATGTCCTATATACATTGTGTCGACGAAAGTTTCATAAATTTCAAAAGATACTAAACAAGACcttcaaaaactatttattGGAATCCTTCTGTTTAGGATCAGGTCGTTCTCCTTCTGAAATTAGCATAGTGGTGAAGATATACAACCCACCAACAGAGGAACTGGACTTAATTTCCCATCGCAGGTGCGTATGAAATAAATAAGGGCAGTCGGAGAGGGAATAGCCTGTCATGAAGGGGATATCCAATACGTGAAACTCGTGGGATAGGTCACGCATCCTTTTTCTTATGTAGACTGCTTATAATCATCGTTTAAAAcattttcagatttttgttCCAATAGATCATCAGAATGTGGAAATCTAAGCATCTTCCGGCCAAGCCGCATCCACTTTACACTGGTTTAATATTGATCACCTTTACCTCTGTGCTCTTACATAACGTCATTGCAAAGCCAACAAATCAATCCTATGATTCTATGGAAAACTATTCAGGTCGGTTTAAAAAAAGGGTTACAAAGCAATAGAGACCTTAACAAGTGTGGttcctgtcacggtcgccatgtttTGTTAATTGGGTGATATGTTTATTAAATATGGACTTCGAAACAATGTAGTAATTTTCTAAACTCAAATATTGTTAAAATAACCTTTTTTCGTTTAGGCGTAAaacatttacaaaaaagaACAGCATTTTTTGTTGGAAGTCGCTATGGACGCTCTAGTGGCAACTCTGAGTCCGGAAGTTCAGCCAATATGGGAAGCTCCAAAACAAGACGGCTCATAATCGTTCCTCGGAATGATAGATTCTTTTTAGGATCTAGATATGGAAAAAGAAATGGACCACTGTTATCCGCATACGAGCAGAGTAGCCTGATGCAAGCCCTAAGCAAAAGTTTGAAAACGGATAAGGAGACTTCCAATAATACAATCCAAACCAAATCTTTACCAATGTCTTGCATATACACTGGCATAAAATCCTACTACCTTTGCAATCGGTAAGTCACTTACTTACGATCCTATCTAGGTAAAATATAAgctttattttccatttattgAAACCTAGTAATGACCAGAAGTCGGACGATAATCCTCAATCACTGAATATGATCGGAATCCACTAAAGTTATCGACATAAGGTTCCCGGCTTGTTATGGCTACTGCTCTCTGGCACTGAATAATAAAACCGAATGatattaaaacttttaatGGGGctggaaaaagttttaatattatataaggtgtatacacaaaaaaaattaaataaataaaagcagtATATATTCAGGAGAAGTTACAGAAAGCCGAAAAAAAACTCCAAAGTTAAGAAATTACCTAAGACGTCAATGGGACTATTTCCTCGTATGCATATGTATGCTCTacataaatgtaaataaacaaaactgtaaaaaataaataaaaatatttatcaataaattctaaagaaattaaaattagttattttacttatttttatttaaagattagtccaaaaaaaataggatTTAGCACGGTCATGAGTCATGTAAGGTATTTTGGAATCTGGCACATGGTTTTTGGGGGAAAGGACTAGGAGAGTCTTtactaattactaaaatcCAAGGTGACATTGTGTTAACTTTCTCGAGGGGGTGATGGACTAGTCAGATAGTCACTTTTAATAAAGCTTATTGGATCAAGCTAATCATACCCTTCCTCTAGTCGCATTGGAGGCTATACATATATGATTCTCTGGAAGATTCTGGAAAGGGATTGAACCCTTTTGGTTAAGTATTTGTTGGTAAAAGAAGTTTGAGTAGAGTTAagacatttatttattttgtatatttaaaGTATCTGAAAGAGTATATGTCTTTCGTATTCTTCGAAACCTATCCTTCCTCATATACCTTGTGAGCTGACTTTAAAAGGTTCTTAGTCTCGCGACAACGGCAGACCACAAGAAGGTTAAAAGAAATTGAATAATACCCAGCCCCTATTATGGCTACGGGTAATAGGCAAAAAACAAAGCACTTCGTCTTAAAGTGCCTCCGTAAACAattaatatacaaaaaaaacctTCATTACCAACTTCCTGTACTTATACGCTGCATACGCTTTCCTCTCAGctcaatttgtttttaattaatgttGTCACAATACAGATATAGGGGATCCACCCTCATCTGAGCTGGGccttattttcaaataaaacgGCGTGTATTGAGtgcttttataatttaattatttctttaaatataaCAAAAGTTTATGCCCTTTTTAGGGAAGTTTCTCAGCAATAAGAACATGACACCGTGAGGATACTTTGTCGTCAAATATTGACTCGTACCGCGCTGAAACTGGGATGCTTTGCTTGACTGCCTCCCCCTCCAGAAAGCACAAGCGATCGAGCAGGACTAGGTTCTCACAAAGATTCTAGAAAAAGGTAAGAAGTAGGATTATTAGATAGGAACAAAATAAGCGGGCTTACCTGCAAAGATGCCTGCAAGCAAGTTAATGCCTCTGCTAAGCGAGGTCCTTGGTTATCAGGAAACTTTTCACTTAATTGAAGGAATGCATCTTGGTGCGAGTCTATCCAATCCACGTTTAAACCACTTTCGCTAGACTCCAGTTGATATAACCTCTTTATTTCGGAGAAGGTAATTGGGTTTGACGACGAGGAAGCAGCCGTTCTAATAGGCTTTACTGTTTCCTTTGGTTGTCTAAGGACCTCCGCCAATGCTCGCATGTACATCTTGTAACCGTGATCCACGTGTTTCTTCTCGGTGTACTCCGGTCCCCAGTGAGCTTTAGTCCTTTGGCAGGCCAACCGAAGAAATGGCCTGTTCAGAATAGGTTTTTGGGACCTTGTTTCCACCGACCTCTGGAGGGCAGAACTCAAGGGAAAGTTAACAAACAAATGAGAATCGCTGGCTTCATGGCAGGAAGATTGCAGCTCTAGCTTGTGGTAGCAGCAGGGCATGATATGTAGACAGTGTACCTTCGGCAGTTCCAGAAATAATTTCATTGCAGTGACACTCAGGTCGGCACATGCATGTAATCCAATTATTGACATTTTTTCCAAGTCTTGGCAACTGTTTTTTCTCGCAAGCTCAGAAGCTTGTGATTCGATATAACCACCTGAGTCTCTGTCGATAAAATGCTGATGGTAGGCAATGGAGCTGGAAGCGGCCGGTGGCAAGTGTTGGATACACCGCTGCCTGGCCTTTTCCACCCGATCCTCCGCTGCTTCCAGGCCCACAATTAAGAAATCCGGATTCAGCTCGTGGAGGGATTGACTGAGATAGCCCAAGCCTGCTCCCAAATCAACCAATAACTGGGAGTTCCTACAATGGTCGAAGATATGCGCGGCAAGTAGATTGACTTCGTGCATTTTCTTATGGGATACccctttgttgtttttagttttcgtGGCAACAGGTTGTCGCAACTGGCTTGAAGTTTTGGGAGTCAGTTGACTAAGCTTTTGCCGGAAGTTCATGACTAATGGCGGACAACCCTCTACATTTTGATGAACAAATGGAAATGCATTTAGATTGTCATTTGATATTTGGAggaaatagtttttaaactCCAAAGGCATTGCTTCGATGGATGGTATGCAACTAGTGTTGGCTTCTCGATAAATCCAGGAATGTGAGTTCAGGAACTCCAATACTTCCTGAAAATAACTCTCAGCATTTGAAAACGAACTGGGTAGAGACATTTCTGAAATAAGACAAAGAGATATAGTTAGAAAATACTtaaaactatatattttaaaatcctAAAGTCCTGAAATCATAACCCACGCCCACAGTTTCGTCCTTTATATTTTGCCTAATGTTAAACAAATGATTTGAATACTTTTATTCGCTTTTTGTTGCCCAAAATAAGTAAACGACAACTTTATGGGACATGATGTAATTCTTGGAAGAGATTTTATGACCGCATGTGAAAGGACATCCGTCGGAAAGGAGGTATAATAAATCGATTATGGGAATGTACATTTTACGTGATACTTTTAGGGGGTATTTAAAAGGACCCCACGGGTCAGAGGAGGTCTTATGTTTTCGTCACGCATTAAAAATCGACTTAAATGTCACCTGTTTTAAGAGTTGAATGTTCATATTTTCTTAAGGGCAAACTCAAACTTTTAAAATGGTGACTAGTGTCTGTTGGTGACTTACGAACCGAAGAACTTTGATGCTTTTTTTAATCACCCTACTGATGTAGGCGCGCAAGTCCGACAGGGGGTGGTCACCGCCTGGAGGAGGCGGTTAAAAGGTAAGAAAGTGGGTCACATAAAAAGTCTGCGCTTCCCCTTTCTTATCTCAAAGTATCATGAAGATTCAAACGATGTTCTGACACATGCGTACGTTCGACGAAgaaacaatttaaatacaacCTATATACACAGGTACAGAAGTTAGTCAGCATCAACAAGTAAGATGATACAGTTGGTAATAAGTTGGATTGAGCAGTTTGTCTTACTTTCTTCagctttattttaaaagttattttGTTCTGCATGGTTATTCCTCAAACATGGCTTCAAGCATATTCCCCCGAGAGTCATAAAAACACATAGgcattatattattttttttggttttaatataaataaaataacaatttttaaatctGTTTAGGGATTTTACATTAAAAGGTAAATTAGAATTTACTACAATCTAAGAGGAAATCTTCCATTTGTGACCAGTTTGCGTATCCAAATCTTCAATGGCCGGGCCCAAAATGCACTTTCCATAATGCTTCGGAGGATTTTTAAAGTATGTCTCAATCGCACACTTCAACTCGTCAACAGTAATGTTTAACAATCGAGTGCGATAATTGACGAACATTTCAGGGGAGACCTTATACAAAAAGTTATCAATGCCAATATTTCCGGGCGCTATCGGCGAGTCCAGCTGCTGCAACACTCCCAATTTGGCTTCAAACACAGCTTGCTGATTAATCTTATCCGCGTTTGAGCCCAACCACTCGTAAGTTTGCTCAAAAGCATCGAGAGTCTTGGTTGAATGGGGGTCCCGATAGCTATAAAAGCAGAAAATGCCGTCCGAATTGATCTTGGCCCCTGCTCCGTAAGCTCCATTTTGTTCGCGAACAACCGGCAATAGATATTTGGCTGAAATGAACTTGGCCAAGACACGCAATGTGGGATGGTCCTGGTGCAGATATGGGACAGCTAGGAAGGCCTTACCACAGTAGTTAACGGGTATGTTCATAAGATATTGTTGGCAGCTTGGATCGAAGAACTGAATCTTGCGTTGGACGTCTTTCTTTTCCAGGGCTGGTATTGTCTCTAAGAACTTGTTATAATGATTTAAAGCACTTGGTAGGTACGGTTCAGAGCAGTTGATGGCCACACGCATATTGCTTTTGTTGAAGATTTTTTGTCCAATCTTTTTCAGAGTCTCCTGCAGGTTCGCCATATTCAATTCTTGGGCAAATGTTTTCATGAATTCTATATGATCAACACCGGCCAGAACCGATCTCAGTTTTCCGGCGTCACTGACGAGGGAAGTTGCACCAACCATGGCATAAAGGTGTCCCGAACTAGCCACTCCAACAGATATATTGGAAATGTAGTTTTCGATGAGCATTTGCAACCGATCCGAATCGGCAAATGTGAAATTCTGTAATAACTCTTGGCACAATCCAAACATATCCGGAACATTTTTGTCGAGGGCATATGTGGTCATCATAACGGAGAGCTGATAACTCTGAGCGTCTTGAACATTTTCTACCACATTGAACTTAAAGTCGATCCCCCCGGTTTTCGAGAGTATCATTTTATCGAATTCCCGAAAATTATACTTGCTAGTGCCCATTTCGTTAATCACACTACAAAATAATGGTACAAGTGTTGTTTCTGCTTGGCTAAGGCCTGTTATATTGAATAAGCATTTAACGTATGTAATCTCATTGGTTGGAACCGTACATATTTGCGTTGACACATTTTGAACGGTCTCCACATTCAATTTTGGCCATTTGGGGGGATCGCTAACGTCTTTCAATGTTAGACACGGCAATGCATCAGTATTCTCTGCAGCTTTTTGAGACTCTTCCAGTTTTAGTCCATCGTTGTATATTTGTTTCATCGTTTCTTTGTTGAGTGCTTTAACTTTTTGTTTAAGCATCTCGGACTCGGCCACCTTAAACTTTTCTTCGTAGGATTCGTCAGGCGACATTGTCAACGTTAGCCTATGTGTATTATTTGCCAAATACTTCTTAATTTTGTCTTGGAAATACGTCTTATCGTTACGAAGATTCTTTCGCAGACTAGCTATCATTTCTGAAACGCGAAGACTGCTCACCACATCTCCATCGTGGTTCCATAGGGCAGTGGTGTTGAACAATAAAGAGTTGCCGAAATGAGGACTCTGGTGTTTCAGCGACAACTCAAGATTGTTTAGGATGCTCTCGACATGCTGGTGCTGAAAGCCTTCCTCGATCGCCTTGTGTATCGTTTGATCAAAGAGTTCTCCGAACTTTTTGAAGTCTTCGACCCTGAGGTCTTGTAATCCCACTATAAAAGAAGTATCTTTGGTGTCCGCAGAGTACCCGGTACTCTGGTTGTAGCCACCGGAGAAATTTGGTTCTATGAGACTTTTGTAAAACGCAGAGTTGGGTCCTCGAATGAGTAGCTCAGACAAGACATTGAGCTCAAAGCTCTCCTGAATATTGGTTATGTCAGACATCAACAATGCAATTGCAATTTGGTTCTGGCGGTCGTAGGCAGCTCCCATATTATCAAGCCTGCTCGAAATATGCACATTGCGAGGTTGCGTCCAGCGCGGTTGTGGCGGGATCTGGCTGTATGAGTTGTCGATGCAGGGCGTACCAGATAGATACTCTTTATCCACGAGTTCGAGCGTTTTAGAGAGATCGAAAGATCCGTAGGAAAAGATTCGGGCGTTGCTTGGATGatagtattttttatgaaactcAACTAAATCAGTGTGTGTCAGTTTGGGTATCTCTAGTGGATTTCCGCCTGAGATGTGGCCATAGGTATGGTCGGGAAGGACGTTGTTTAACAGATTTTGGCCGAATACTTGCGAATTTTCCGAGAAGGCTCCCTTCATTTCGTTATAAACCACTCCCTTAATCACAAGCTCAGACTTGCGATCTTTGAGGTCCTTGTTTTCTAGCCTCCATCCTTCTTGCAGGAAATCCAAATACTTAAGATTAGGCCTATAAACAGAACATTAGAGATTTGTATCGCAAGAGTATTTGTTGCCCACCTGAATACGGCATCCAGATAAATTCTTTGCAGATTCCTAAAATCCACCTCGTTCATGGTGGAGAACGGATAAAGAGTATAATCTGGACCAGTCATTGCATTCATGAAAGTAGCAACCGATCGATTCAACATTTTAAAGAACGGATCGCGAACTGGATAATTTTTGGATCCGCACAGTGCTAGATGCTCCAAGATGTGGGGCAGACCAGTCGAATCAAAGGGTGTCGTTCGGAAATTAATGGAGAACACGTTGTTTGGATCGTTGCGGTGTATGTGCCACAACTCGGTTCCAGTGCCCTCATGTCGCAACGTATAGGACGTTAGCTCGAAATCGGAAACGTACTCGATGCGTTCGCACTTGAATCCGTGATATACTTTTCCTTCAGCATACTTGGAGTCCCGTTGGGGTATAACTTGTGGTGCGCTAACTTGGATATTTGACGATTTTTCAGCCTCACTTGGCGTAGCTCCGGTTGCATCCCGAAACGAGCTTGCCGACTTATTCGGTATCGCCAGACGAGGATACAAGATCCTTCTTCCACGCACCGCCAAATTGAGCCATTTGGATTTCGATATCATTTTTGTGTCTACAAATTATAAACACACGAAAAGAATTAACGAAAAAGTCTAGGTAAACATTAGGAATGCATCAGTTATCAGTTTATCACAATTGCTGCACGCGACTTGTTGGGATTACATCAGCCGGCATTTATTATAATACTTTTGTACACCAGTAATTTTTCATGTAATTCGACTGACAATGTTCCCAAGCATGCtttattttatgtatattttaaatataaataataattctgCTTAACCATACaacttaatattaaaaaatacgtacgcgaaaatatatt
Coding sequences:
- the LOC123257294 gene encoding RYamide neuropeptides, which translates into the protein MWKSKHLPAKPHPLYTGLILITFTSVLLHNVIAKPTNQSYDSMENYSGVKHLQKRTAFFVGSRYGRSSGNSESGSSANMGSSKTRRLIIVPRNDRFFLGSRYGKRNGPLLSAYEQSSLMQALSKSLKTDKETSNNTIQTKSLPMSCIYTGIKSYYLCNRNDQKSDDNPQSLNMIGIH
- the LOC123257205 gene encoding protein RRNAD1-like is translated as MHEVNLLAAHIFDHCRNSQLLVDLGAGLGYLSQSLHELNPDFLIVGLEAAEDRVEKARQRCIQHLPPAASSSIAYHQHFIDRDSGGYIESQASELARKNSCQDLEKMSIIGLHACADLSVTAMKLFLELPKVHCLHIMPCCYHKLELQSSCHEASDSHLFVNFPLSSALQRSVETRSQKPILNRPFLRLACQRTKAHWGPEYTEKKHVDHGYKMYMRALAEVLRQPKETVKPIRTAASSSSNPITFSEIKRLYQLESSESGLNVDWIDSHQDAFLQLSEKFPDNQGPRLAEALTCLQASLQNLCENLVLLDRLCFLEGEAVKQSIPVSARYESIFDDKVSSRCHVLIAEKLP
- the LOC6495127 gene encoding presequence protease, mitochondrial; its protein translation is MISKSKWLNLAVRGRRILYPRLAIPNKSASSFRDATGATPSEAEKSSNIQVSAPQVIPQRDSKYAEGKVYHGFKCERIEYVSDFELTSYTLRHEGTGTELWHIHRNDPNNVFSINFRTTPFDSTGLPHILEHLALCGSKNYPVRDPFFKMLNRSVATFMNAMTGPDYTLYPFSTMNEVDFRNLQRIYLDAVFRPNLKYLDFLQEGWRLENKDLKDRKSELVIKGVVYNEMKGAFSENSQVFGQNLLNNVLPDHTYGHISGGNPLEIPKLTHTDLVEFHKKYYHPSNARIFSYGSFDLSKTLELVDKEYLSGTPCIDNSYSQIPPQPRWTQPRNVHISSRLDNMGAAYDRQNQIAIALLMSDITNIQESFELNVLSELLIRGPNSAFYKSLIEPNFSGGYNQSTGYSADTKDTSFIVGLQDLRVEDFKKFGELFDQTIHKAIEEGFQHQHVESILNNLELSLKHQSPHFGNSLLFNTTALWNHDGDVVSSLRVSEMIASLRKNLRNDKTYFQDKIKKYLANNTHRLTLTMSPDESYEEKFKVAESEMLKQKVKALNKETMKQIYNDGLKLEESQKAAENTDALPCLTLKDVSDPPKWPKLNVETVQNVSTQICTVPTNEITYVKCLFNITGLSQAETTLVPLFCSVINEMGTSKYNFREFDKMILSKTGGIDFKFNVVENVQDAQSYQLSVMMTTYALDKNVPDMFGLCQELLQNFTFADSDRLQMLIENYISNISVGVASSGHLYAMVGATSLVSDAGKLRSVLAGVDHIEFMKTFAQELNMANLQETLKKIGQKIFNKSNMRVAINCSEPYLPSALNHYNKFLETIPALEKKDVQRKIQFFDPSCQQYLMNIPVNYCGKAFLAVPYLHQDHPTLRVLAKFISAKYLLPVVREQNGAYGAGAKINSDGIFCFYSYRDPHSTKTLDAFEQTYEWLGSNADKINQQAVFEAKLGVLQQLDSPIAPGNIGIDNFLYKVSPEMFVNYRTRLLNITVDELKCAIETYFKNPPKHYGKCILGPAIEDLDTQTGHKWKISS